DNA from Roseimicrobium sp. ORNL1:
TCAGGGGAAGAAGAGCATCGAGAACCTGCTGAAGGGCATTGCCGAGAGCAAGGCCCAGCCGCCGTGGCGGTTGCTGTTTGGCTTGGGAGTACCGCAGGTGGGCGCGTCCTCAGCTCGCTCGCTGGTCGAACATTTCGGCTCCATCGATGCACTGGCAGCGGCTTCCATGGAGGACCTGCTGAAGGTGCAGGACATCGGAGGCATCGTGGCGCAGAGCATCCATGACTGGTTCCGCGAGGAGAAGAATGTAGAGCGTCTTGACCGCCTGCGCGCGGCAGGATTGCAGTTTGCCAATCCCAAGGAAGACCGCGCCAGTGACAAGCTGGCAGGCACTACGTGGGTGATCACGGGCACCTTGAGCCAGGGGCGCGATGAGGTGGCGGATATCATCCGCTCCCACGGAGGGAAGGTCTCCTCCAGTGTGAGCAGCAAGACCAGCTATCTGCTGGCGGGAGAGGAGGCGGGCAGCAAACTGGAGAAGGCGACGAAGCTTGGTGTAAAAGTGCTGACCGAAGCGGAGTTTCAAGAATTGATTCAATGATCGTGCGGAGCAGCGGCACTCTTTGCCAGCTCGCACGCATCCTGCTTTCATCTTCCCTCGCATGGCCGCCTCAGTCTCCTCATCCACTCCCAGTCTCCTCCGCGTCACCAAGGGTGACTTCGACGGGTTCTTTGGGCTCTTCGTCGACAACCTGCTGCAGCTCCTACTGATTTATCATCTGTGTCCCGTGCTGTGCGGGATGACGCATGGGGAGGTGACTTCGAAGATTCTGCCGGGTGCGGCGGTGTCCATCCTGGTGGGGAATTTCTTCTACGCATGGCAGGCGTGGCGGCTCGCGAAACGCGAAGGACGAGATGATGTGACAGCGATGCCGTACGGCATCAATACGGTCAGCCTCTTCGCCTACATTGTCTTCATCATGGCGCCCATCTACCGTCAGACAGGGGATGCGTCGCTCGCATGGAAGGCGGGCCTGTTCGCGTGCTTCATCAGCGGGGTGATGGAATTCATCGGTGCGGCGTTTGGCCGGGCGCTGAGGGCGCATGCGCCGCGTGCGGCGCTGCTGTCCTCGCTGGCGGGGATTGCGGTGACGTTCATCGCGATGGGGTTTGTGTTCCAGCTTTTTGCCATGCCTGCGGTGGGCGTGCTGCCCATGTTGCTGATTTTGTTTTGTTATGCCGCGAGGCTGAAGCTACCTCTGGGATTGCCGGCGGGATTTGTTGCGGTGTTGCTGGGCACGGCATTGGCGTGGGTGTTGCGCTCGCTGGGATTGGCGCCGGACTGGGCGTCGGGAAAGGTGGAGCCGATTGGACTTCATCTGCCGCATTGGTCGGGCGGCGATTTGTTTGGATTCCTCACTTCGGAGGTGGGCTGGAGCTACATGGCGGTGATTTTCCCCATGGGGCTGTTCAACATCATCGGCTCGCTGCAATGCCTGGAGAGCGCGGAGGCGGCGGGAGACAAGTATGATACCGCGCCCTCATTGGTGGCGAATGGCATTGGCAGCATCGTATCCGCGTGCTTGGGCAGTCCCTTCGCTACGACGTTATATATCGGGCATCCGGGTTGGAAGGCGATGGGGGCACGCTGGGCGTACTCGTGGATGAATGGTGTCGTGATCTGCGCGCTCGCGCTGCTGGGTGCGGCGGGACACGTGCTACAGGTGGTGCCGCTGGAGGCCACGCTGGGCATCCTGCTGTGGATTGGGATTGTGATGACGGCACAGGCATTTCAGGCAAGCCCGAGACCGCACGCACTGGCCGTGGCCATGGGGCTCATTCCCTCGCTGGCAGCGTGGTTGCTGGTGCAGGTGGAGACGACATTGCGGGTGGCGGGCACCGACCTCGCGAGCACAGCAGACAAGTTTGCGCCGAATCTCTATGTGTACGGTGTGATCGCGCTGAGTCAGGGATTCCTCATCACCTCCGTGATCTATCCGGCGGTGATGGCGTTTGTGATTGATCGCAAGTTCAAGGCAGCGGCGATGTGGCTCGCGGCGGCGGCGCTGTTTTCCGCCGTGGGGTTGATTCACTCCTACAAGCTCACGCCTGCCGGAGTGGAAAATCACTTTGCCTGGTTCACTGCTGCACCGGCATTTGCGATTGCCTATCTGGCAGGCGCGGTGCTGCTCATGGTGATGGCGCTGATGAAGGTGAAGGGGGCGGAGGAAGTGGAGACGAGGGGGGAGTAGAGACAGTCAGTCGGAGTGAACGGTCTGGAGCAGAATGAAGAAAATGAATGCCACGATGCCCAGTCCGAGGATTGGAATGAGGCGCGCTATACCGCGAGACCGGATGGCCGAGATGAGAAGGAAAATAGCGCCCACCATGGCGGGAGCAATCCTGACGTAGAACAAGCCTGAACCGCTCACTTTGTCGGAAGGTGGGATGGAGAGTGAAACGAGCGTGGCCAAAAGCATGAGCCAGCTGAGGAAATTGGAGATGGTGGACCATTTCTCAGCACGGGGAGCGGAAGGCTCTTCTTCGCGCGTTGATGGATTGTCCGAAGTCACGAAGTGGATGGTGTGAAGGTGTGCGGCCCAGGCTGGGAATGGCTGGCCTCGCCTGTGCGGTATCTGGCTCCGGGTATATGTGCTGGTGGCAGAAAGGGGCTGCGATGAGAGGGAATGTCAGACACGTCGATTTCGCCCCGACGGAGCTTTTCGCCATCGACGCATCCATAGGCATAGGCCGATTCTATTATGTGGAAGCGTCTCTTGGGAGATGCCTCCCAGTATCCGTCGATCACGCCCTTCAGGTAGCATCGGCCATCATTGTCGTTGGGGTGGACGTGTTGGATAGCGGCCAGGAGTGAAGGCCGGTCGAAGGGGAATCGTCGCGTTCGAATGGCTTTCTGGATGGAAAGCCACGCCAGCATGAACGGCAGGGAGAGAAGGAAAAAGACGAGTAGGATCATCGCACCGATGAACTGCCCGATTTTCACCAGCCAGGCGCGCAGGCCATGGGAGCGGTAGCAGTTGGCGCAGTATCCCCGGTATCTGGAGGCGGTGGCTTCCAGAATCATGGCTGGGCACTTCCGGCATGGCACCCGATGGGAGTGATGGTTGCCGGCTGATGGATTCTCAGTGCTCATCTGCTGTGCCACGAGAATACCGGAAACGGCATCCGGTGGGAATCTCTGAAGGCGAAATCTCACCGCGCCGGAGCCGGCCACCGTCATTCATGCCGCAAGAGTACGGGCTTGGGTCCATGACGGACATATCCGGCGCGGATGACCAGTAGCCATGAATCACGCCTCTCAAGAAGGAGCGAGCTTCTTTGCGATTCGGAATCCGATGCTGGATTTTCAGAAGCATGGCACTCCTATCGAAAGGAAAACGCCAGGTTCTCCACATCCATTGAAGTCCCATGAATAGCAAAAGAAAGGGAGTGCCGATGACAAGGAATGGAAACAAGAGGCACACCTGGGCGAATGACACGAACTGCTTCAGCCTGTTTCGGTATCCCTTGGTGCGGGCACATTTGCGACATGTCCCGTGGTACTCTGCTGCGGTGGCTTCCAGAATCATGGCCGGGCACTTGCGGCACTGGATCCGGGAGGTGGGGCGCGGCGCGTGGCGTTGCTCTTCGAGACTTGGATATGGTCTGGCGCATCCTTCCTTATCCAGAGCCTCGTGAAGTGCTTGGACAGCGTCGTTCTGACATCTGAACAGGACTTCTTCGGGAGTGGTGTCGCATGGGTCGTGGGCAATCAATGAGGTGAAGCCCTCGCGATTGCGGTCTGTCACGATGTAGGCGACTGGAAAGGGGCGTAACGATTTGAAGTCGACGGACGCATACTCCTCCGAATCGAGTGCGGGAACCTCGGGATGAAAACTCAGGGGCCGAAGCAGGTCGTCACCCCAAGTGTAGGTGAGACCGGAGAAATCCATGAGAAGGCCTTCGGCTGGTCTCTTGCGGAGCGCGGCGAGGATTTCCCGCTCCATCTGTTCCACGGATTCCGCGGTGTAGTCGCCGGAATAGCGGGCAAGAAGAAAGTATCTTCCACCGCGAAACAGGTAGCGAATGTAGCTGTCCAGTGGCTTCGCACCACGGCGGAACAGCTTGGTCGCGAGCTGTCTCAGGGACGTCATGTCATGTCGTTCGCCGGTGATTCTTCCTGCCTTGGATCAACAGGTAGACCATGTACACCAGCACGATGACATTGACCACGAGGATAGTCACCTTGGGCCAGGTGATGCCGTGGGCGAGTTCAGCGAGTTCGAGGGGGATGTAGATGCCGCTGCTGATGGCGGCGAACCACTCGGCCCAGCGGCGGGCCTTCCAGAGGCCGTAGGCTTCGATGAAACGCACGGTGGCATAGGCGGCAGCGCAACCAGCGAGGAACCAGATGCGGGAGTCATTCACGGTGCCGGCGGCCTGGATGAAGACCTTGGGAATCTCGTGCGCGGGATTGAGGTGGAAGCGGTGCACGAGGGACTCGGCGGCGGCATGCACATCGTGGTGGATGAGAGCCAGCAGGCCGAAGCCTGCCAGCAGGACGAGCGCTCCCTTGAGGGCTTCGATCGTAGCGATGACGCTGAGTCCTTTGGTAGGGGGCATGGGCAGGTGTTCTTACTCCTCGGAGGCGACGAAAGTGGACGAACTGTTTGGGGAAATCCAGATGGAAGAATGTGAGGAAGCAGTCTGCGTAGTTACGCGGGGGATGGCCACTTGGGGTTGTGGAGCTTGAGGCAGATGTTCGGTCAGGCTGGAAAGCCTAACGCCCACTGTCAGGCGAGGACGCCTAACCTCCTTGGGGTGATGGCGGCCAGTTCACGCCTTCCAGTTCCCTGGGCAGTTGCTTGGGGTCCTCGGGCCAGAAGCGTTTGATGTCGAACTTCTCGCCGGGGGCGAGTTCATTGTCCGGGGCACCGAGGATGAGCCAGAGGGTTTCGGTATCGGTGTCGTTGAAGACCTGGCGCATCATTTCGGGGCCGACATGAACGGCACCGTACTTGGGCACGGTGACAGTGTCTTCACCGATGCGGATGCGGCCGGTGCCTTCGAGGACAAAGTAGAACTCCTCCGCGCAGATGTGCTTGTGCCAGGTGTTGGCGCTTTTCGGCGGCAGACGCCAGAGGCGTGCCCCGAGGAGTTGGCTGCCCGTGCGTTCCAGGTAGTCCGCATTGGGAATGAGCATCTGGTTGGAGGGCCGCCACGAGAGGTCTTCCGGGGTGATGAGGTGGTAGCCGGTGATGGGCGTCATGGCGCAGGAAAGATTTGGGGTCAACGAGCAGTCGTATTGGCGGCTATCACGCGTATGACGTTTCCGCGAACCTGCTGGAGTGAAGGGCTCAATGCGTTCCATGCGTCCTGCAGGTCTGGATGGGACGAGAGGGAGTTCATGATGTTCTCCGCGGCGCTCGCGGGGTTTTGCTGGATGAAGTGTTGCCACATTCGGATCAGCAGGCCTCGTTTTTCGTCAGAGAGTCGGTCCCAACAAGGGCCAATGACCACCGTGGATTGGAACATGCCTCCGATTACTCTCGCGGCAGATTCGGTGGGGTGCATAGGAAACCAGTGACCAACGCACCGTAAACGGTGAAGCGGTTGTGGACAATGACGATGATGAGCGTCGCGTCTTGAGAAGACGCAAGGGGCTCGGCAAGGAGCGGCGGCTTTAGCCGCCATTGGGTTCGCGCTTCAGGCGCGAAAAGTCAGCGACTAAAGTCGCCGCTCCTTGGGGTAGGCCATTCGTGGCGTGCCGCCGCTTGATGCTATTGTGAGGGCGGATCTTTTTGGATAAACGCAGCCCCCTTCTTGAATCGAGCGCCTCCTTCATCAACAAGCTCGCAGCCTTCCTTGAAATCCAAGATGCGGATCGATTGCATGAAGGACTCTCCCAGTTCCGGTTTTAGAAAGCGGTCGATGTAATAGTGCACATCCTCCTGCTTGAACCACGTTACGGCAACAAGCTTGGGAGGGGAGGTGTCTGCTCGGATGATGGCGAAGCGGCTAGGGGTGTTTCGCCCAAAGCCCGGCGGAATGGTGACACCGTGTGCGTCGCAGTAAGCGGTGATGAGGCGACGATAGGTTGAGGGCATGACTATGGCGGGCTGGTACTAGGTGAGAGGCTCATCCACTGCGCACATCACGTCTCCGCGACCCCTTCAGGGTCGAGCATCTTTTTGGTGCATACCCAGGGTGTCAGTCGCTAAGGCTCCTTAACCCTGGGCTGGGCTCCTGCTGCCCTTCAGGCAGCGGCTTCAAGAAGAACATCCCTCGACGAGCGAAGTTGCTTGGAGGTAGCGGCCATCGCCACAACAGGCTGTGGACTCTTCAAAGCGGCAGCAGGCTGCCGCAGTCCAGGGCCTTCGGCTTCTGACAGGAACGTGTTACGGTAGCACCGGTGTCTTTGCGCCAATCGCATACAACGAGTCCTGCGTGCGCACGTAGATGCGGCCGTGGCCGATGGCGGGGGTGGCGTTGATGGGGCTGTCGAGCTTGTTGGCGGCGAGGATTTCGAATTTGTCGCCGGTTTTCACGACGACGACTTCACCGGTCTGGGAGCAGCAGAAGATTTTTCCATCGGCTGCCACGGGGCTGGCGAAGTACTTGGTGCTGCCGCCGCTGCCGCCGACCACGCGCTCGCTATACACTTCTTCACCGGAGGGCCACTTCAGGCAGGTGAGGATGCCGCCGTCTTTCAGCATGTAGAGACGGTCGCCGATGAGGAGGGGCGTGGGCACATAAGGGATGTTCTTGATGATGGAGCCGGCTTCCTCGGCTTTGCCGTTGCCGAGCTTCAGCAGGGCGCTTTCTTTGCCGCCATCGCCGGAGCCGAAGGCCGCGAAGAGCATGTTGTCCGCGAGGACGAAGGAACCGACGCTGCGCTGGCGCAGGCCGGGGTTGTGCTGCCAGTTGATCTTGCCGGTCTTGGTATCCAATCCCATCACACCACTGGTCGTGTTGGCCACGATGAATTCCTTCTTGCCGCCGGGAACGTCGCGCACCACGGGGGTGCTGTAGGGATTGAGGGTGTGGGGCAGGTCAATTTTCCACAAGGTCTTGCCAGTGGCGGTGTCGAGGCCCAGCAGGCTGGGCTTCCAGTCGACCTGCTCGGGAGTGGCGAGGCTCTTGCCGTTCTTCTCCAGGGAGAATTCGGAGCGCACGAGCATCACGCCATCCGCCACAATCGCGGAGCAGCCGGAGCCGTGCTCATGCACATAGGGGGAGAGATTGTCGCGGCGCCAGAGGAGCTTGCCGTTGTGATCCAGCGCGAGTGCGGCCACGGAGTCGCCGCTGGTCCAGTTGATGTAGATGCGGTCCGCATCGACGAACGGAGAGCTGGAGGCGAAGGAGTTGAACTTGTGCTGCTGGTGGCTCTGGAAGGTCTCTTCGTGCTTCCACAATTCCTTGCCATCCGCGGCGCTGAGGCAGACCACGGCGCGGTGGCCGCCATCGGTCTCCACGGTGGCGATGACCTTGTCCTGCCATAGCACGGGAGAGGACCAGCCTTTGCCGAGTTTCACGGACCAGGCGGTGTTTTCGTCGGTGAAGGTGGCGGGGAGATTCTTGGCATCACCCACCCCGTTGCCATTGGGGCCACGGAACCGGGACCATTCCTCCGCATGCAGCAGGGAAGTGGAGGCAAGAGCGAGCAGGGTGGTGGTGGTGAGCAGCGACCGGATCATAGCAGGGTTTGGGTAACGCGTGTGTGACGCGGGTCTTTTCGGAGAGTGCGACTTTGAACGAGAAAGAAACAAATGTGCAGGCTGCGCGCTCGGCGCGGCCTCTTCGGATGAGCTCAACCTTCGGTGGGCGGCGGAGTGGGTTTCTTCTCGTCCTTGGGCGGCGTGGCAGTGGGGGAAGGCGCAGAGCTGGGAGCAGGTGCCGGCGTCGGCGCCGCAGCGGGCGCAGGACTGGAAAGACCGGGCGTGGGCGCCGGTGTGGCGGCGGGTGGCGGAATCTTGTCGGGTACTGTCACGGGCTTGGGTTTGGGGGCAGGAGCGGCCTTCGGGGTGGCAGGCTTGGGCTCGCCCGGCTTCCCGGGAGCAGGTGGAGTGGGGGTGGTGGTTGCCGCAGCGGCGGGTGCTGCGCCTTTCTCAAACTGCTGGTACACGAGCACGCCCTTCAGCACGTCCGTGGCACGCTCAAGCTGGCGGTCGCCGAGCTTTGCCAGGTCCAGTCCGCGAGCCTCACCGCTGGAGGTATCGGCGCGCCACTGCATGATCTTGCCCTCCTCTTCGCTGGTGAGGGAGGAGACGATGTTCGGCTCCACGCCGTTCTCGTGAATGGTGCGGTGCGCGGGGGTGTAGTACTTCGCGGTGGTGAGGCGCATGGCGGCGCCGTTCTTCATGGGCAGGATGGTCTGCACGGAGCCCTTGCCGAAGCTGGTGGTGCCCACGATGATGGCGCGCTTCAGGTCCTGCAGGGCGCCGGCCACGAGTTCGGAGCCGCTCGCGCTG
Protein-coding regions in this window:
- a CDS encoding cupin domain-containing protein is translated as MTPITGYHLITPEDLSWRPSNQMLIPNADYLERTGSQLLGARLWRLPPKSANTWHKHICAEEFYFVLEGTGRIRIGEDTVTVPKYGAVHVGPEMMRQVFNDTDTETLWLILGAPDNELAPGEKFDIKRFWPEDPKQLPRELEGVNWPPSPQGG
- a CDS encoding DUF2127 domain-containing protein; translated protein: MPPTKGLSVIATIEALKGALVLLAGFGLLALIHHDVHAAAESLVHRFHLNPAHEIPKVFIQAAGTVNDSRIWFLAGCAAAYATVRFIEAYGLWKARRWAEWFAAISSGIYIPLELAELAHGITWPKVTILVVNVIVLVYMVYLLIQGRKNHRRTT
- a CDS encoding NCS2 family permease, yielding MAASVSSSTPSLLRVTKGDFDGFFGLFVDNLLQLLLIYHLCPVLCGMTHGEVTSKILPGAAVSILVGNFFYAWQAWRLAKREGRDDVTAMPYGINTVSLFAYIVFIMAPIYRQTGDASLAWKAGLFACFISGVMEFIGAAFGRALRAHAPRAALLSSLAGIAVTFIAMGFVFQLFAMPAVGVLPMLLILFCYAARLKLPLGLPAGFVAVLLGTALAWVLRSLGLAPDWASGKVEPIGLHLPHWSGGDLFGFLTSEVGWSYMAVIFPMGLFNIIGSLQCLESAEAAGDKYDTAPSLVANGIGSIVSACLGSPFATTLYIGHPGWKAMGARWAYSWMNGVVICALALLGAAGHVLQVVPLEATLGILLWIGIVMTAQAFQASPRPHALAVAMGLIPSLAAWLLVQVETTLRVAGTDLASTADKFAPNLYVYGVIALSQGFLITSVIYPAVMAFVIDRKFKAAAMWLAAAALFSAVGLIHSYKLTPAGVENHFAWFTAAPAFAIAYLAGAVLLMVMALMKVKGAEEVETRGE
- a CDS encoding PQQ-binding-like beta-propeller repeat protein, translating into MIRSLLTTTTLLALASTSLLHAEEWSRFRGPNGNGVGDAKNLPATFTDENTAWSVKLGKGWSSPVLWQDKVIATVETDGGHRAVVCLSAADGKELWKHEETFQSHQQHKFNSFASSSPFVDADRIYINWTSGDSVAALALDHNGKLLWRRDNLSPYVHEHGSGCSAIVADGVMLVRSEFSLEKNGKSLATPEQVDWKPSLLGLDTATGKTLWKIDLPHTLNPYSTPVVRDVPGGKKEFIVANTTSGVMGLDTKTGKINWQHNPGLRQRSVGSFVLADNMLFAAFGSGDGGKESALLKLGNGKAEEAGSIIKNIPYVPTPLLIGDRLYMLKDGGILTCLKWPSGEEVYSERVVGGSGGSTKYFASPVAADGKIFCCSQTGEVVVVKTGDKFEILAANKLDSPINATPAIGHGRIYVRTQDSLYAIGAKTPVLP